A portion of the Streptomyces platensis genome contains these proteins:
- a CDS encoding MAB_1171c family putative transporter: protein MFDVIYLSFGVAAWAIVGYKSVAWFRDRSNADLGLACVMTGGVATVFLFSAPSVYRAFDRLTGVANLAMVFLYSSVVVFAAGALVLLLRWTGGEGADARARVRRRARIAVASVAALWAVAICGFAVGRPDAVEHPRDFSTAYTDSPGVMLFLVLYLAIFGLSSAALGTLCPRYAAQLGGTHLARGLRVLAAGCWLGLVYCACKVIGFVLSWTGHPALWLSNGVAPLSASVAALMVLAGFALPAAGPRVAAWRRLRRLSPLWRTVTAQTPEVTMGSPAWSVRWPFADLEWRANRQMAEIRDVQRGIRRHVESDAVDIARERARAVALDDRQLAAVAEAAALRRGLENRAVGHVPDHGADSVVVANGTDPAELAAEYEHLALVADVYHSPLIDTVLTELRQRSSVAHG from the coding sequence GTGTTTGACGTCATCTATCTGTCGTTCGGCGTCGCCGCCTGGGCGATCGTCGGGTACAAATCCGTCGCGTGGTTCCGGGACCGCAGCAACGCGGACCTGGGACTGGCCTGTGTGATGACCGGCGGGGTGGCGACGGTCTTCCTCTTCTCCGCGCCCAGCGTCTACCGCGCCTTCGACCGGCTGACGGGCGTGGCCAACCTCGCCATGGTCTTCCTCTACTCCTCCGTCGTGGTGTTCGCCGCCGGTGCGCTGGTGCTGCTGCTGCGCTGGACGGGGGGCGAGGGCGCGGACGCGCGGGCCCGTGTCCGGCGCCGGGCGCGCATCGCCGTCGCGAGTGTGGCCGCGCTGTGGGCGGTGGCGATCTGCGGCTTCGCGGTCGGCCGGCCGGACGCCGTCGAGCACCCCCGCGACTTCAGCACCGCCTACACCGACTCCCCGGGCGTCATGCTCTTCCTGGTGCTGTATCTGGCCATTTTCGGACTGAGCTCGGCGGCCCTGGGGACCCTCTGCCCCCGCTACGCCGCACAACTCGGCGGCACCCACCTGGCGCGCGGTCTGCGGGTACTGGCCGCGGGCTGCTGGCTCGGCCTGGTCTACTGCGCCTGCAAGGTCATCGGCTTCGTCCTGTCCTGGACGGGCCACCCGGCACTGTGGCTCTCCAACGGCGTGGCCCCGTTGAGCGCCTCGGTCGCGGCGCTGATGGTCCTCGCCGGGTTCGCGCTGCCCGCGGCCGGCCCCCGGGTCGCCGCCTGGCGCCGACTGCGCCGGCTCTCCCCGCTCTGGCGGACCGTCACCGCACAGACCCCCGAGGTCACGATGGGCTCCCCGGCGTGGTCCGTACGCTGGCCGTTCGCCGACCTGGAGTGGCGGGCCAACCGGCAGATGGCCGAGATCCGGGACGTACAGCGCGGTATCCGCCGCCATGTGGAGTCCGACGCCGTCGACATCGCCCGCGAGCGGGCCCGCGCGGTCGCCCTCGACGACCGGCAGCTGGCCGCCGTCGCGGAGGCCGCCGCGCTCCGCCGTGGCCTGGAGAACCGGGCGGTGGGCCATGTCCCCGACCACGGCGCCGACAGCGTGGTGGTCGCCAATGGCACCGACCCGGCCGAACTCGCCGCCGAATACGAGCACTTGGCACTGGTCGCGGATGTCTACCACTCACCGCTGATCGACACCGTGCTCACCGAACTGCGCCAGCGGAGCTCGGTGGCGCACGGCTGA
- a CDS encoding cytochrome P450 family protein, whose translation MQNTAETGPDAPIDMTPLLDDPYAAYAALRDAGPVHRITGADGHPAWLVTRYDDVRRALADPRLSLDKRHATPNGYRGFALPPALDANLLNMDPPDHTRVRRLVVKAFTTGRVEALRAPARRIADELLDAMAERGRAELIADYAGPLSIAVICDLLGIPHRDRPDFLAWSDALITPDPSRPELMKEAIGAMLKFYTGLIAAKRAEPGDDLLSDLIAVRDEAAPGEEDDRLTEDELTSLAFLILFAGYESTAHLIGNAVLALLDHPDQLGELQRNPAELPTAVEEFLRFDNPYPVAIRRFPMEDMEIGGVRIPAGESVLLSIASANRDPARFPEPDALDRGRDLSGHLGMGHGIHHCLGAALARLEVVTALEALLGRFPELRLAVPRGDLRHRRALRARGLISLPVAW comes from the coding sequence ATGCAGAACACCGCCGAGACCGGCCCCGACGCCCCCATCGATATGACGCCCCTGCTCGACGATCCGTACGCCGCCTACGCCGCGCTGCGGGACGCCGGACCGGTGCACCGGATCACCGGAGCCGACGGGCACCCCGCCTGGCTGGTGACCCGCTACGACGACGTCCGCCGCGCCCTCGCCGACCCCCGGCTCTCCCTGGACAAGCGGCATGCCACGCCCAACGGTTACCGCGGTTTCGCGCTGCCGCCCGCGCTGGACGCGAATCTGCTGAACATGGACCCGCCGGACCACACCAGGGTGCGCCGGCTGGTGGTCAAGGCCTTCACCACGGGCCGGGTCGAGGCGTTGCGCGCGCCCGCACGGCGGATCGCCGACGAACTGCTGGACGCGATGGCGGAGCGCGGCCGTGCGGAGCTGATCGCCGACTACGCCGGGCCGCTGTCGATCGCCGTGATCTGCGACTTGCTGGGCATCCCGCACCGTGACCGCCCCGATTTCCTGGCCTGGTCGGACGCCCTCATCACCCCGGACCCGAGCCGGCCGGAGCTGATGAAGGAGGCGATCGGGGCGATGCTGAAGTTCTACACCGGTCTGATCGCCGCCAAGCGCGCGGAGCCGGGCGACGATCTGCTCTCGGATCTGATCGCGGTGCGCGACGAGGCGGCCCCCGGCGAGGAGGACGACCGGCTCACCGAGGACGAACTGACCTCGCTCGCCTTCCTCATCCTCTTCGCCGGATACGAGAGCACGGCCCATCTCATCGGCAATGCGGTGCTCGCCCTGCTCGACCACCCGGACCAGCTCGGGGAGTTGCAGCGCAATCCGGCCGAACTGCCGACGGCCGTGGAGGAGTTCCTCCGCTTCGACAACCCGTATCCGGTGGCGATCCGCCGCTTCCCCATGGAGGACATGGAGATCGGTGGCGTACGGATCCCGGCCGGGGAGAGTGTGCTGCTGTCGATCGCGTCCGCGAACCGCGACCCCGCACGCTTCCCCGAACCGGACGCGCTGGACCGCGGCCGGGACCTCTCCGGGCACCTCGGGATGGGGCACGGCATCCATCACTGCCTCGGCGCCGCCCTGGCCCGGCTGGAGGTCGTCACCGCGCTCGAAGCGCTTCTCGGCCGCTTCCCGGAGCTGCGACTGGCCGTCCCGCGTGGTGATTTGCGGCATCGTCGGGCGCTGCGGGCGCGTGGCCTGATTTCGCTGCCCGTCGCCTGGTAA
- a CDS encoding helix-turn-helix domain-containing protein, whose amino-acid sequence MNVGGESRSKGAGSVLAERLNHLFANMHPPGAPYTNAFVAEEISGGAEEYGGVKVTEQYLSMLRNGRRTNPSPELLRALAKFFAVPVGYLLGDLSQPQAARVEEEVRFLAAMRDQRVRAIALRSVGLPPEVQDSLTTIISQFRQQMNLPADPPEQGGDRRGE is encoded by the coding sequence ATGAACGTGGGGGGAGAAAGCCGGTCCAAGGGGGCGGGCAGTGTGCTCGCGGAGCGGCTGAACCATCTCTTCGCCAACATGCATCCGCCGGGGGCCCCGTACACCAACGCCTTTGTGGCCGAGGAGATCAGCGGGGGAGCGGAGGAGTACGGCGGGGTCAAGGTCACCGAGCAGTATCTGTCGATGCTGCGCAACGGTAGGCGTACGAACCCGAGCCCGGAGCTGCTGCGCGCGCTGGCCAAGTTCTTTGCCGTGCCGGTCGGTTATCTGCTGGGGGACCTCTCGCAGCCGCAGGCCGCGCGGGTGGAGGAAGAGGTCCGTTTCCTGGCCGCGATGCGGGACCAGCGGGTGCGCGCGATCGCGCTGCGCTCCGTCGGGCTGCCGCCGGAGGTGCAGGACAGTCTGACGACGATCATCTCCCAGTTCCGGCAGCAGATGAACCTGCCGGCCGATCCGCCGGAGCAGGGCGGTGACCGACGCGGTGAGTGA
- a CDS encoding 3-hydroxyacyl-CoA dehydrogenase NAD-binding domain-containing protein, which translates to MPENTPAPCAPEDVRRVACIGAGVIGGGWVAHFLARGYDVTAWDPAADAGDRLRRLVAAAWPALEQIGLADGASQDRLTLAPTLAEAVADADFVQESAPEQLELKRSLLAELAAATRPGVVIASSTSGYPMTDMQTEAENAGRLVVGHPFNPPYLIPLVEVVGGEQTDPGAVAWASRFYGVAGKSVITMDRELPGFIANRLQEALWREALHMVANGEATVEDIDASITEGPGLRWAFMGPCLTFALAGGEGGMAHMLDHFGPSLKSPWTRLEAPELDRALRDAMVDGCREAAGDRTYADLVAARDQGVIDVLRATGRLGSTRR; encoded by the coding sequence ATGCCGGAAAACACCCCTGCCCCCTGCGCACCCGAGGACGTACGCCGCGTCGCCTGTATCGGCGCCGGAGTGATCGGCGGCGGCTGGGTCGCCCACTTCCTCGCCCGCGGCTACGACGTCACCGCCTGGGACCCGGCCGCGGACGCCGGGGACCGGCTGCGCCGCCTGGTGGCCGCCGCCTGGCCCGCGCTGGAACAGATAGGCCTGGCCGACGGCGCCTCGCAGGACCGGCTCACGCTCGCCCCCACCCTCGCCGAGGCGGTCGCCGACGCCGACTTCGTCCAGGAAAGCGCCCCCGAGCAGCTGGAGTTGAAGCGCTCCCTGCTCGCCGAGCTGGCCGCCGCCACCCGGCCGGGCGTGGTCATCGCCTCCTCCACCTCGGGCTACCCGATGACCGATATGCAGACGGAAGCGGAGAACGCCGGCCGCCTCGTCGTCGGCCACCCCTTCAACCCGCCGTACCTCATCCCGCTGGTGGAGGTCGTCGGTGGCGAGCAGACGGACCCCGGGGCCGTCGCCTGGGCGTCCCGTTTCTACGGCGTGGCCGGCAAGTCCGTGATCACCATGGACCGCGAGCTGCCCGGCTTCATCGCCAACCGCCTCCAGGAGGCACTCTGGCGCGAGGCGCTCCACATGGTCGCCAACGGCGAGGCCACAGTCGAGGACATCGACGCCTCGATCACCGAAGGACCCGGCCTGCGCTGGGCGTTCATGGGCCCCTGCCTGACCTTCGCGCTGGCCGGCGGCGAGGGCGGGATGGCCCATATGCTCGACCACTTCGGCCCGTCCCTGAAGTCGCCGTGGACCCGTCTGGAGGCGCCCGAGCTGGACCGTGCACTGCGCGACGCCATGGTCGACGGCTGCCGGGAGGCCGCGGGCGACCGTACGTACGCGGATCTGGTCGCGGCGCGCGACCAGGGCGTCATCGACGTTCTCCGCGCCACGGGCCGGCTGGGGAGCACTCGCCGATGA
- a CDS encoding DUF427 domain-containing protein, translated as MSTTRGHRIDVEAGTDHVRVEIGGQLIAESRRPLLLSETGYPVRYYLPPEDVRTELLTPSGTHTVCPFKGTASYWSLTGGPEDIVWAYPEPHPEVARIKDHFCFYAAELV; from the coding sequence ATGAGCACCACCCGAGGCCACCGCATCGACGTCGAAGCAGGCACCGACCACGTACGCGTCGAGATCGGCGGACAGCTGATCGCCGAGAGCCGCCGCCCGCTGCTGCTCTCCGAGACCGGCTACCCGGTGCGCTACTACCTCCCTCCCGAGGACGTACGCACCGAGCTGCTCACCCCGTCCGGGACGCATACCGTCTGCCCCTTCAAGGGCACCGCCTCCTACTGGTCGCTCACCGGCGGTCCGGAGGACATCGTCTGGGCCTACCCCGAGCCGCATCCCGAGGTCGCCCGGATCAAGGACCATTTCTGCTTCTACGCGGCCGAGTTGGTCTGA
- a CDS encoding thioesterase family protein, producing the protein MTDHTTGGPPLFRQTVRDEWIDYNGHLSEAYYVLIFGFATDALMDAAGLDAAYRERTGCSLYTVEAHVRYLREVARDSQLSVRTTVLGVDGKKLRFLHEMFAGDPSGEPAATEELFALHIDRATGRSAPLPTTARVRLTGLIAPAPAWAGRGIREV; encoded by the coding sequence ATGACCGACCACACCACGGGCGGTCCGCCCCTCTTCCGCCAAACGGTCCGGGACGAGTGGATCGACTACAACGGCCATCTCAGCGAGGCCTACTACGTCCTGATCTTCGGCTTCGCGACCGACGCCCTGATGGACGCGGCCGGCCTCGACGCCGCCTACCGGGAGCGCACCGGCTGCTCCCTGTACACGGTCGAGGCCCATGTCCGCTATCTCCGCGAGGTCGCCCGCGACAGCCAACTGTCCGTCCGTACGACCGTGTTGGGCGTGGACGGCAAGAAGCTCCGCTTCCTCCACGAGATGTTCGCCGGGGACCCCTCCGGCGAACCGGCGGCCACCGAGGAACTGTTCGCCCTGCACATCGACCGGGCCACCGGCCGCTCGGCGCCGCTGCCCACAACGGCCCGCGTGCGCCTCACCGGCCTCATCGCTCCGGCGCCGGCGTGGGCGGGGCGGGGTATTCGCGAGGTGTGA
- a CDS encoding 3-keto-5-aminohexanoate cleavage protein, whose amino-acid sequence MNHEVIITCALTGAGDTVRRSPHVPVTPEQIAASAVEAAAAGAAVVHIHVRDPETGEPSRDPRLYAEVVGRIKETGTDVVINLTAGMGGDLVIDPDRPLRQLPGTDLVSGLERLPHVEELLPDICTLDCGSLNFGDGSNLYVSTPDMLRAGAKRIQELGVRPELEIFDTGQLWFAKQLLAEGLLDDPTVFQLCMGIPWGAPADPGVLQSMVHMLPEGARWASFALGRMQMPWVAQSILLGGHVRVGLEDNLYLSKGVRATNGQLVERAVQITELLGATVATPDRARALLGLKPRT is encoded by the coding sequence GTGAACCACGAGGTCATCATCACCTGCGCGCTCACCGGCGCCGGCGACACCGTCCGCCGCTCCCCGCACGTCCCCGTGACGCCCGAGCAGATCGCCGCGTCGGCCGTCGAGGCGGCGGCCGCGGGCGCCGCGGTGGTGCACATCCATGTCCGTGACCCGGAGACCGGCGAGCCGTCGCGCGACCCGCGGCTGTACGCCGAGGTGGTCGGGCGGATCAAGGAGACCGGCACCGACGTCGTCATCAACCTCACCGCCGGTATGGGCGGCGACCTGGTGATCGACCCCGACCGGCCGCTCCGGCAGCTGCCCGGTACGGACCTGGTGAGCGGCCTGGAGCGGCTGCCGCACGTGGAGGAACTGCTGCCCGACATCTGCACCCTGGACTGCGGCTCGCTCAACTTCGGCGACGGCTCCAACCTCTATGTCTCCACCCCCGACATGCTGCGGGCGGGCGCGAAGCGCATCCAGGAGCTCGGCGTACGGCCCGAGTTGGAGATCTTCGACACCGGTCAGCTGTGGTTCGCCAAGCAGCTGCTCGCCGAGGGGCTGCTGGACGACCCGACCGTCTTCCAGCTGTGCATGGGCATCCCGTGGGGCGCACCGGCCGACCCGGGGGTACTTCAGTCGATGGTGCACATGCTGCCCGAGGGCGCCCGGTGGGCGAGCTTCGCGCTCGGCCGGATGCAGATGCCGTGGGTCGCCCAGTCGATCCTGCTCGGCGGGCATGTACGGGTGGGCCTGGAGGACAACCTGTACCTCAGCAAGGGCGTCCGGGCCACGAATGGGCAGCTCGTCGAACGCGCCGTCCAGATCACCGAGTTGCTCGGCGCCACGGTCGCCACCCCCGACCGGGCCCGTGCCCTCCTGGGCCTGAAGCCCCGCACCTGA
- a CDS encoding YiaA/YiaB family inner membrane protein codes for MTTPSIQRPTTTAFFVQAAISFGLSLVALVIGIIKLPVGPWERGFLALGLIFVVSSAFTLAKCVRDRQEVEEVTNRVDKARIDKLLIEQDVFKPGQV; via the coding sequence ATGACTACTCCATCGATTCAGCGGCCGACGACCACGGCCTTCTTCGTACAGGCCGCGATCTCCTTCGGGCTGTCGCTGGTGGCGCTGGTGATCGGGATCATCAAGCTGCCGGTGGGGCCGTGGGAGCGCGGTTTTCTCGCCCTCGGGCTGATTTTCGTGGTGTCCTCGGCGTTCACGCTGGCGAAGTGCGTGCGCGACCGCCAGGAGGTCGAGGAGGTGACGAACCGGGTGGACAAGGCCCGGATCGACAAGCTCCTCATCGAGCAGGACGTCTTCAAGCCGGGGCAGGTCTGA
- a CDS encoding D-alanyl-D-alanine carboxypeptidase family protein produces the protein MAIDARVSRKAGAVALIAAAGVSLTSIPAAANGATARQPAAGVQAPTDPGTARLPSGLSALSWMVADADTGNVLAAKSPHRKLAPASTLKTLFAVTVLPKFSAGTVRRVSSADLAGVGAGSSVVGVRQGRRYTVGDLWRGVFLRSGNDAVHVLAAMNGGWRTTAEEMQETARKLGARDTTVKSPDGYDAPGQVSSAHDLTVFARAGLANEDFARYCATTRATFPGAGGATQIENTNRLLAGSHGMPRYPGIIGVKNGYTSKAGNTLIAAARRNGRTLLVTVLNPQSQAYNGVYKEAAALLDWGFRTAGTAQPVGTLHAVRATDDGAGPMRPVAAEVTEAAARVGSPWRTTLVLGAGGAGVAALGLGPLLARWRQARGRGGRRGGAA, from the coding sequence ATGGCAATTGACGCGCGTGTGTCCAGGAAGGCCGGTGCGGTGGCGCTGATCGCTGCCGCCGGTGTGTCGCTGACGTCCATACCGGCCGCAGCCAACGGGGCGACGGCCCGTCAGCCCGCCGCCGGAGTGCAGGCGCCCACCGACCCCGGCACGGCGAGGCTGCCCAGCGGCCTGAGCGCGCTGTCCTGGATGGTGGCCGACGCAGACACCGGCAACGTGCTGGCCGCGAAGAGCCCGCACCGCAAGCTCGCCCCGGCCAGCACCCTCAAGACGCTGTTCGCGGTCACCGTCCTGCCGAAGTTCTCGGCCGGCACGGTGCGCCGGGTCAGCTCCGCCGACCTCGCGGGGGTCGGGGCCGGCAGCAGTGTCGTCGGCGTCCGGCAGGGCCGCCGCTACACCGTCGGCGACCTGTGGCGCGGGGTCTTCCTGCGCTCCGGCAACGACGCGGTGCATGTACTGGCCGCGATGAACGGCGGCTGGCGGACCACGGCGGAGGAGATGCAGGAGACCGCCCGGAAGCTCGGCGCACGCGACACCACCGTCAAGTCCCCGGACGGTTATGACGCGCCCGGTCAGGTGTCCTCCGCCCACGACCTGACCGTCTTCGCCCGCGCCGGGCTCGCCAACGAGGACTTCGCCCGCTACTGCGCCACCACCCGCGCCACGTTCCCCGGCGCGGGCGGCGCCACGCAGATCGAGAACACCAACCGTCTGCTGGCGGGCTCGCACGGGATGCCCCGCTACCCCGGCATCATCGGCGTCAAGAACGGCTACACCAGCAAGGCCGGCAACACCCTGATCGCCGCCGCGCGCCGCAACGGCCGTACCCTCCTGGTCACCGTCCTGAACCCCCAGTCGCAGGCGTACAACGGCGTCTACAAGGAAGCCGCTGCCCTGCTGGACTGGGGCTTCCGCACCGCCGGCACGGCCCAGCCGGTGGGCACCCTGCACGCCGTACGCGCCACCGACGACGGCGCCGGCCCGATGCGCCCGGTGGCTGCCGAGGTCACCGAAGCGGCAGCCCGCGTCGGCTCCCCCTGGCGCACCACCCTCGTCCTCGGGGCGGGCGGCGCCGGCGTCGCGGCACTCGGCCTGGGCCCCCTGCTCGCCAGGTGGCGGCAGGCCCGCGGCCGCGGTGGACGGAGGGGAGGGGCGGCGTAG
- a CDS encoding TetR/AcrR family transcriptional regulator has protein sequence MEDTPGDRVTDEGGEVTDRVRQVIGRLGCSQREFARRIVMDPSKLSRSLGGTRRFTLAEIVRIADIGAVDTGWLLGAPERPAAPAGREPVAVPEGGRPLQLVRETVRLIAEHGFHGVRVADIAAACGTSPAAVHYHFPGRDELLEAAVRWCMDEDTARRAAESAAAPDARAELLQLIALQIPRTGQQRRQWLVWLDLWAQAARSTAVGRLHEHYYRQWRTTVAEVVRRGVDQGVFRTVDPEFTALRLTALIDGLATQVLATAPDSTGPDTMHSALLAFVESELTPAPTV, from the coding sequence ATGGAGGACACCCCCGGAGACCGGGTCACCGACGAAGGCGGAGAAGTCACCGACCGTGTCCGGCAGGTGATCGGCCGGCTCGGATGCAGCCAGCGCGAGTTCGCCCGCCGGATCGTGATGGACCCCTCGAAACTGTCCAGGTCACTGGGGGGCACCCGGCGCTTCACGCTGGCCGAGATCGTGCGGATCGCCGATATCGGGGCGGTCGACACCGGCTGGCTGCTCGGCGCCCCGGAGCGGCCCGCGGCCCCGGCCGGCCGCGAGCCGGTCGCCGTGCCCGAGGGCGGCCGGCCGCTCCAGCTCGTGCGGGAGACCGTCCGGCTGATCGCCGAGCACGGCTTCCACGGCGTACGGGTCGCCGATATCGCCGCCGCCTGCGGCACCAGCCCGGCCGCCGTCCACTACCACTTCCCCGGCCGCGACGAGCTGCTGGAAGCGGCGGTGCGCTGGTGCATGGACGAGGACACCGCGCGCCGCGCCGCCGAGTCGGCCGCGGCTCCCGACGCCCGTGCCGAGCTGCTTCAGCTGATCGCGCTACAGATCCCGCGCACCGGGCAGCAGCGCCGCCAGTGGCTGGTCTGGCTCGATCTGTGGGCTCAGGCCGCCCGCTCCACCGCCGTGGGGCGGCTGCACGAGCACTACTACCGGCAGTGGCGCACCACCGTCGCCGAGGTCGTACGCCGCGGCGTCGACCAGGGCGTCTTCCGCACCGTCGATCCGGAGTTCACCGCGCTCCGGCTGACCGCGCTGATCGACGGCCTGGCCACCCAGGTACTCGCCACCGCTCCGGACAGCACCGGCCCCGACACCATGCACTCCGCGCTGCTGGCCTTCGTGGAGAGCGAACTCACCCCCGCCCCCACGGTCTGA
- a CDS encoding DUF309 domain-containing protein: MRERPGSAVCEHCGAPTPTPPPTPTGNPSGPAPSAPRRRDRDEEGRARNARPRDGLGRPLPYGSPGVARQPEGVPRTPAESLTEAQRLLDDGMPFHAHEVLEDAWKAAPEAERELWRGLAQLAVGLTHAARGNTAGGATLLDRGATAIAPYAETAPYGIDITGLMAWAQELTGRLTGSGAVPAAETAPRLRRRET; the protein is encoded by the coding sequence ATCAGAGAACGGCCCGGCAGTGCGGTCTGCGAGCACTGTGGGGCCCCGACGCCAACCCCGCCCCCGACCCCGACCGGGAATCCCAGCGGCCCCGCCCCCTCCGCCCCGCGCCGCCGGGACCGTGACGAGGAAGGGCGGGCCCGTAACGCCCGCCCGCGTGACGGGCTCGGCCGGCCGCTGCCGTACGGCTCCCCCGGTGTGGCCCGGCAGCCCGAGGGCGTACCCCGGACGCCCGCGGAGTCGCTGACCGAGGCGCAGCGGCTGCTCGACGACGGGATGCCGTTCCATGCCCATGAGGTCCTGGAGGACGCCTGGAAGGCGGCGCCGGAGGCGGAGCGCGAGCTGTGGCGGGGACTCGCCCAGCTCGCGGTGGGACTCACCCATGCGGCACGCGGCAACACGGCGGGCGGCGCGACGCTGCTCGACCGGGGCGCGACGGCCATCGCGCCGTACGCGGAGACCGCCCCCTACGGGATCGACATCACGGGACTCATGGCCTGGGCCCAGGAACTGACCGGGCGTCTGACCGGCTCCGGGGCCGTCCCGGCGGCGGAGACCGCACCCCGGCTGCGGCGACGGGAGACCTGA